A segment of the Anopheles cruzii chromosome 2, idAnoCruzAS_RS32_06, whole genome shotgun sequence genome:
GTCCGATCaaagcgatcgacgatcgacgaaggCCAATCTTGTCTCGATTACAAATTAACGACCTTCTCGAGCCACCCAAACAGTCGTAAACTAGCCTGAGGACGTAATACATATTGTCCCCTCGGGTGGCCGAGACCCGAGAAACCCACCAAGTTATCCTTTCCCAgcctccggtccgggttcCCATTCCACACGCCCTCCCGAAGACACTGCGCGAATGCCCGGAATCGTGCGGAAGGAGAAAGCAACAATGCAACCCCGAAGTCCAAAGTGTCAGCGATCGATCATAAATGTATCGCCCTTGCCGGGGTCGCCCAGAAACGGTACCATATTTTACGGAAATTAGAAATCCCGGCAGGATCCCCATTGCAGGTGCTGGCCTTAGCGGAGCACTGAATGGGAAAAAGAAGTACCAACAAACCATAAAAGGGCTCGGTGCCCGTCCCAGTTCATCCGCAAGGATCGAGGCAACAGATTAACCCAATCATGgaccaccgcgcaccggtgggagaaaaaacaaaaccggcggACCCTACGGAGCCGGATGAAAGGACGAAGGACCGCTGGGCTGGACGACGTACTTGAGACATCTCGGTTTTCCGATAGCCCTCCGACTCTAGccgatggcgtggcgtgaccGAAAAATGGATTTCTGGACTagaacgaaccgaacgaggCGAATGGCGTCCCCGAATCCCTGCGTCCTTCGCCGCCACGCTCAGGGTGAAGTCCTTCGTCTCGACAACACTTTAATCGGATTAGAGatgtttttcgttcgttcgcttacCCGGCGGGGAGTTTGGGTTGGGAGTTTgcttccttctttctttctgctaACCGTCTTCGAAGTTTTCTTGTTGTGTTTCGAATGCAGATTTGCAAATGTCACTTCACGATTGGTGGCGAGAAGGGTGCAAAAGGACTGGGTGGGACATTAAGGGACCACACACGTGAtttggaacgatttttttcTGGATAATTCTGCGCATTCGTTGAAGCATCTACTTTCTTCACATCTTCACATTTAATATTTAACTGTACTTTCATTTCTCGCTTTTCAATCTTTAATAATCATTAACCAATTTGTTAGCAAAAAACGTTAATTCGAGTCCCGAcaagtgcatcaacttgagtgcaaaacattaaataaatttgtGATAAGCGTCccttattgttttgttttggtccttCTAAATGgtaaaaatagttttccgAAAAAACCTACCTAAATATGTAACTTATGGTCGTAAGCAGATTCTAAAACAACTAATGCCTGCAACCATATTTGtagtaaattaaaataagtCTTGCGTTGTGTGAGGATCGGGATCAAGTGAGAGCCACTCACTGACGAGAGTTTTCTCCATCGAGTCCTATTAATAAGTAAATTTGTGAAACCCTCAACCGAATCGTGCAGATTTCATCAGTTCACATCTCGAAAGAAGTGTAACTTGTatcataatttaaaaacacaGTCTTtctaacaataaaaaaaaataaatcttttaCATAACATTACGCAGGATTCGTCGGATTGCCAACCTCCTGTCAACTGGTGGGCTCCTTTTCCCAACTTCTgatggcgccgccgccgccgccgtcggtcctTTGaccgaacaaaacaaaattcacTAATCCACCGTTTCTGGCGTTCGTCGGTTCTCATAACTCATAACTAATAAGTTTAATTGCTAATCCCACAAATGAACTTCCCTGCGGTGATCCGTAAGCCAGTTGTATGAGCGCTTCGTTCCCGACATCGCCGGTTGTCAGCCACCCAGAGCGTGGCTGGCGTGGGCATCAAATAGGACCGACATCAATCAAACACCAGAGTGCCGGGCGATCTGCCGGCGCCGCGCACAACGCACGGACACGCATGTCCTCGGCGTCGACACCGGATCGATGGTTCTGAAGGATCAGGGAGACAGGGAGAAATGTCAAATGTATGTGCGGCGCCAGGGTGTGATCTTCCCGCCCGAGCGGCCCAACTCACACGGGAATCTCATTTGCTGTCATTTGTTTAGCTATTTGTTACCGAAAAGGCTGCACACCTTctcagcagccgcagcagggacctgtcaatcaatcaatctgcGTCTCGGCGAGCGACTTTTGCATCAAGCACCGACTGATGCACCGACGGGTTGCACTTTTACCAGGACCGATTGTCCCTGCGCTACCTGCCATCCCGAACTCAGGTGGTACTCTATTGTTTCCACAGGTTCGGCGTCGAATGCAGTTGTCGATAATGGAACCGGATGGACGATGGTTCGGCCCCCTCAAGGAGGTTGCCGGTCGGCTTAATCCACCACTTGAGCAGCATCCCGCCTGTCCGCTCAAGGATGGCGTCAGTGGTCGAGTGGTTTTAAGAGATGCTGCAAATCGGAATAAGAAAAATCATGGCCTCTATggttccttttgtttttgtagcATTTTCTCACCGATCATCGCACCGTTGTGCAGTCAGTGGCCCGGGGCGCAGGCACACACGATTCTAGAAAGTCATCTTGGTTTTTATAGGATTGGATGACCGCAGCAAAAGGGATGAGGGTTGGCTTTAGAATGGAATCGTGGCCGGGTACGGTACGGCCCACAGAAACGGTGTTTTGCCATCAACTTCCTTTCGGGTTTAATGATTTTTAAGCACTGCCTCTCCACAGTTTTAGAAGAACAATCCTTACGCGCAACCAAATTTATTCCAGAATCAAAGTGAAACTCTTTCAAGCACTTCTGCTGGGTTACCGAGACGGGTTGTTGCTCGATTTAAGAAGAAAACCCTTAATTTTCTTACGACACAAAAACTCCATCACAGCGAGGACCGCGTTACGTTGGCTGACTAGTAATCCAATTAAAACGATGCGACCTTGTACCGGATGCTATTATCGGTTCtaataaaaatcaaaccccggccaCCGCAGCCAATCATGCTAATTGATATTGAGTCCCGATGATGGGCCATCCGTGGGTTTAAAAGAATCTTGCCCGCgcgaaaacccaaacccatGCGAAATCGCAACGAACAACGGTATTTATGCTGCCTGCCCCGTGTCGAGGAGCCGTGTCCGGCCAGGCTTCCcaatcatcatcgccggccaCATGTTATGCATTGATCGCTCGCCCATCTCCCGTTCCTTCGCCTACTTTACgctttttcaattaaaatgtaCATGTTACGCCAATAATGAGCGGGGCCGTTTTGTGCATATAAATGATCCTATTTAactttaacaacaacaacaccgcaGCCACCACACATCCACCGACGGGCCCGTGGAGGAGAAAGAGGGATCCGTAGCAAGAATCGTACCTAACCCACTCGCTGATCTTCGCACCTTTTACCACACTCTCGTAGCTCGTAGCTCGTTGAGAAAGGATTCAATTTAGTCTGGTCCTTCGGGGCGAGCTTCTCGTGCGACAGCGGTGTGTTGGAGCCATCAAAATGAATGCTCCGTTTCGTGAGCCTGTCCCAAACGCCACCGTTTACGttgattatgatgatgttggcaatttttcgacatttttatGAGAAAAATTCTGGGCACCCGGGCGCGCGAGATTCGATCGCTAGTAGCGCCACTGGTGGCGAGTAGCATAAACTGCGCCCGTTTAGCCAAGACACACTTCGCTagcgctttttttttttttttggcgaataAAAATTCGATCCCTCGTCCCTCCCGACTGGATTTGGAGACCGATCCCGACAGGACAGGACTTTCTGCTGCACCCGGGACCGAACCCGGGAAACTACCGTTCCGGCCGTTGCGTGTTGTTCGGTCGTAACGCTGCCTTTTAAAATCCTGCCGCTCCGTGGCGACGTCAAACGGTTTTCCCCGGCCGAGAGTGCCGCAATCAAACCGCACAGAACGCAAGCAAGGGTATGAAACACAAAGGGGGGTGCACCGCAcccaccggccgcggccgtccCTTCTGTCGAGAAATCGTGCTGTCGGGGCACCGCACGAAGTTCCGGTTCGAACCGCGCGCGAGTCACGGTGGAACCGGTTTTCTTACGCGCGAGAATCGATAAAATGTACTGTacagtaccaccaccacaccctGGCCCGCGCCCGGCCAGGATTTTGCTTCCCCTTTCGGCTCTGGAAATCGGCCCGACGGCCGCCATTACGGCCGGCCGCCGTATCGCCGGATCGATCGCGCCACGAATCgccgagcggcggcgggtccCGCCATAAGAAGCCTCCTTTCGATGGCTTCGAAcgtaattattattttcgcaCCGACCGCACagcggccgaggccgaggccgagagcACGACTTCTTATCTTCTAATCGATGCCCAGCCGTGCCAGGGAGTGTTGTTGCCTTCCTACAGAGGGCAGGCTCACGGTGTGGTGCAGTGAGATTATGGGTCCTTTCGGTTCGATCGGAGAGTGGCCGGCCCGAGGGCAACCGGACCCCGGATTCTCCCGGTTACAGCTGCCCAAAGAAAGTCGAAGCAGTGAGCCCGAGCATTTGCGATTAGGCGTGACGCGCGATGTTTCGCAAAAAATGGCCGCACAAATCGGAGTAGAAACGGGGCGACCTGCTGACTGTCGTGAGTGCGtggcactggctggctgccaaCGGCGCTGCGTCGAAGCGATATGCTAATTTGTCGTCTTGCACCCCTTGGCCATTGGAAGTCGGTGGACGGCCCCTTCGAAGACCCCTCGGCAACTGGGCGTTCCGTTGTGGAGGGCCTTCTCCGACGGCCACACGGTTTTCCACTTCGGcacctctcgctctcggaCGCGACCGTATCATTTACATACTTGATAAGGCctcgccggttttttttttttttgcgtacGCAATTGCACATGATCGcatgaccgccgccgccgctgggccTTGGGTCGCCGTCGATAAGATGGTGCCGATTAGGCACGGGACGCCTTCAAACGGCCGCTTTTCCGAGGGTACGGCACAGTTTGCctgtgacggcgacggcgtttAATAAGACACGGCAAATGCACGCACCCAAtcgagcagagagagagagagagagagggcgaaaAAAATCTCATGAATATACTAATCATTTTATAATATCGCTTGGgagaaattatttttaatggtgattgaaaatttttgaaaaataatgaataCCAATTACTTCGGGCGCATGTTCGgtcacccgccgccgccgcggtgagCATTCTCTAAGCAGCCAAGGGGTCGAAGAATGTGCTTCATGAaaacaatcctttttttttttggttcggcACTAGCCGGTTGATAATATACTGTCATTTACAATCGAATTCAGTATTTAAGAGCATAACTCTTTCATTTACCTTATCATTTATTTGACTGAAGCgtgttgaagaaaaagtgtGTGGTCCACACAGGGAACAGGAACATAAATCTTTAACCCAATCCGCTCCGCTTCCGCTTCAAGAATCCTTCTAGAAGGGTTGCCATCTTCAGCTTATCTGAATGTTTCCatcaaaacacacataaatattcaacacAATGAATGCAAATGTTTATAATAAAAAGcctttcaacaacaacaccctCCACGAGATGCCTTTTACAGCCGTTTCGCAGATTCCCTTTCCATTTCAGGACCAGTGGCCAATGCGGCAGGAAGAAAGTAAGGCTTgccacaagcacacacacacacacacacacccatcccATCGCATGCATTTCGTGACGGGAAGCCCAGTATTCCTACCGGCGAACCCCACGCGGAACACGCCAATTTTGCACAACAGTTTCTTggaaaacgaatcgaaacgataaTGATATGCTCCGATTGCCGGGGCTACTTTTGGTACTTTTTTCGGCCCGTCTTCAGCCGGCCGCCAGTAGAATTCGACACTGTGGGGAAACGATCTTCAAGTGGGTTTCTTCGTGGAATCAAAGcatggctggtggtggtagcggcAGCGAGAAAAGATGTTCGCCAACGGAGTTCCGGACACAACGAAGGCCGTCTAGACTCGATTTTGAATATGCTTAGCGGCGAGGAGTGGATCTGCTGTCCTGCTAGGTTTCTACCGAAATATCGACAGCTGAAGAAAAAGAATCGGTTCAAAAGAAGCACTACATTTGACTGGTTTTTTTtacagaaaacataaaaaagcacTGAATAAATTCATGTTCTAATCAACCAAAGGCTACCAGATGCTCCTACTATTTCAAGCGTTTAGTCCCGCGCGAGtacaaaacaataatcgaTTGGGATCCGACGCCGACATGTAACTGCAACACCTTAATTGAACCGTTTTGCCACTTAAAGCCCCATTTGCGGTTGCCATTTATTGACACAAGCCCGCCCGGGCCTCGGACGCAGCAGCCCCGTTGCAACGTTTGGTACAGATTGGCGGGCTGATCATCGATCAAACATCCTACAGTCGGCGGCACTACCATCGACATTACCCCGCCGGAATCGGTAATGATCATTCATTTGCAACAACAACTCTTTGTGGTCGGTTGTGTCCTGGCCTCCCCCGGTGAAGTGGagccaaaccgaaaccccgaACTCAAAAGCCCCAATTCACGCTTAATCACATTCAATTTCGTACTAATAAATGTCCCTCGTTCGCCGTAAGTGGCAATCGTTACCCACTGCCGTAAGTGATCCGTAGCTCAGGTGGGTAACAGGCCACGGGTtgaagtaaaaaataaataaataaacggaCGCAGGATATTGGGCATAAAACAGCGCTTCTAAACCATCCATTACGGTGGTCGAAGGAGCGATAAAGATATTCACAGTCATACCGCAATGCAAAGTGCCGTTTAATTGGCGATACAACATACTGGCGGTGCTAAGCGATGGATGTGATGGGTAATATTTTGAATTGCTGCTCATGTTGCGGTCTACATTCATGTACTCTTCACCTTTTTCCCTGCACTTCAACCCGGAAAAGGAACAAGCAAATCCTGTTTCATCGTTCTGATGTCGAGTTGGCTGTACATATAGCAATTCATGGGAATTGAGCGATGACAATAAAGACACGAGTTCTTGAAATTTCACTCAGACAATAAAGAAACGAATTCTTGAAGTTTCTCCCAGaagtattgaaaataaaatttcttCGAATTTATCAAGCAAACTTTCTAATCAGCAAACCTCACAAggcattatgctgtttctcagtTTGTAAGATGGTAAAACCTCGAAATATTCTAAACTAACTAACCAAAAGTCGTTACGAATAGCACCAGAGATATTAtcattgtctctggtgcaggccaagaccgcgcagcggttgtagcgccaaataagaaaAAGAACTGACCAACAACGTCGAATGATCGTTAATATGAGTTAAAGTGAGGAAAATTGAGACAGCAATCGCCTTAAAAATCAATACTTATGGAAACAAAGGTCGTATTCATTATACACGTGTATTAAAGATTGTAGGCGCCAAGTTGATAAATGTATAGTTAACATTTTGTTGGGGAATTTGTTGCCTTTGTAAAAATACTTTcataatgtctctcttgtagAAGACATAGTCGTTAtgggcgaaaaactcgagcaatccacaatccttttttgatctcaatttttcatcactcaggaatttttgtaatgcgcgaaaaaggtgtcaatcgcttggtgcgtggtccggactatacggtggatgcattaaaacatcccaacaaagctcccggactttctgccgagtcactaaagacgtgcgtaacatttcgttgtcctggtggaacacaacatctcttccgttggccgattctggtcgtttctggtcaattgctagcttccAACGGTtcagtaattgacagtagagatctgaacTTAGTGTTTGGCtatacggaagcaactcacaataaacggttcctttcaagtcccaccatatacccagtagaaccttactgaccgtaagtcctggtttaACCACCGggtaagatgcttcaccacgcttagaccacgcTCCCATTTCTCATTTCCAGTgcccatccgtttaagaaatgggttgatttcgttccgtttggccaaaacttggcagatggaaattcgaaccacaattttttttgtgtgtaaataGAGTAGCGCCCTGACATCAAGCTTTCGTTCggaatccagctttgcgcaaatggcttaaaactgtttgatagttattctttagctcctggtcgATACTCTGATTACTAatatgccgatcaactttgattattcCTGTGGATTCATCcacattttcgacgacgggtctgcctgtacgaggtgcatctttaacataaaaaaactgaaacgagTCGATCAACCAAAATTTCACTTAGccagcttgaattttcgcctttttcaaaggaaaattgtaaaatgtaccgtattttctctatggtgacttccattgtgaacaccctgtaacttacaaacgaatagaacaaacaataaacagtgaaagcagttttttaagtgtaaagtatcagctttaaaacgatcctaaacttgaaactgtacgatcgatacttcacgagatgttgatcactaaagccatctaccgagaaaataatggatttctttttccccaacctaatattataTTAACCTAATATTATAATAACCACAGATAATTTATAATCTCAACATGAACGAATAAATGTTAATCTTAtcaacaaaattaaattcaaaacgaTGTCGAGAAACTCCAAACTCCGATATTCAACATGCCGTCCGTCAATGTCAAAAACACTGTCGAGTGGAAACATTGTTTAACATTGTTTTGAAGCCCGTTTCCACGGTAACGGTGGCATGATTGGTCAATCGACTCATAAGCTCCGCCCCACGCTGAGTctccatgttttgttttcttcgccattcgTCTTTAGACTTTTCCTGTTTTAAACAACAATCTAAAAATTAAAGTAATAAATTAGAACAATTTACTAACTACGCAACGAACGCAACGTTTTATCATAGTAGCATTTTATATTAACTAGTGTGTTTAGCAAAAATACATTTATGCGTATTCGTGTGCGAGTTTCTGCTGCGTATTTCTGGGCATTGTGCTAATAGGAACTTTCTTATTATTGTACTTCtttattgaattaattaataattcaccTACACGATGTTTCAACCCTACAGCTCGAAATATCGAAACATGGAATAAAAATCAGTTTTGACTATTCGTTTCAAGTTTATGGTAACATTTTGCTAGGCAGACAAACAATATAAAAATCTGCTGGATCCTGTGTGGAACAATCGCACAAAACAACCATTCAATTCATTTTAAGTGAAACGTTACCCTCGTCGGTAGCTCCGACACGCAACTCGGTCGGCCGAAAGCTCCCCGGCGACGAAGTCCACCCAAAACACCATtcgaaaacggaagcgaaacagCATTTGCATGCCGGACTAGTGCCGCCGGGCAGGTTGCGATCGGGCCGTTTGGGGTGCCCGGTCACTTCAAGGCCCAACCGGTGTCCATTGCACTTGGCTCCACTTCCCTTCCACGCATTCGTCGCGTGACATGACAGCTGTCACATTTCACGGTTGCGCTCCGCCACAGCAGAACCGTGGCGCGTACCGGTCGGTAATTACAAAATCAGTGCCCGGCGGCAATTCAGGAGAACTTTGGCATTCGTCATCGGGCATGCCGGGGACAGTAGAATGAGCACCGCAATTATCTtcgtccgaccggccggcccgtcTGCTGCGATCGGGAGCCCCCTCACGGTAGCCTCCGGCGGGAAACAAACGGCAGCCAGGAAGCCGAACCCGCTCACCGGAGACTCCATTTTGGTTTTCAAGGGAAGGATCGACGAATCGACGGTGGACGGGTGGTAGAGGTAAGGCCCCGCGGGGTTGATTTTCCCATTGGTCAAGTTAAGGTTCTGGGTCTCGTCGTTGTTGTGACTGGCAAACGGAAACATGGCCAGATACACGCTGAGAACGGTCGTCGATGACAGAGACACTCGGTGCGTTATCTCCTTGGTGGACCTGGGGGGTAATGAGGCGGAAGGCGGAAGAGACACGCCGGGGCCAAGAAGGAAGCACACTGTGCTGTTCACCCTGCGGCCGAGACGGACAAACGAGCGCAATTTGCGTGCCCCAGGAGTTTGCTTTCTTGCGTTTCATCATATTTTTCTCTTCACGCAAAAatgtccgttccgttttgcttgGTTTCAGTTTGTGGCTGTTGGGCGCAACGCACAATAGACAACGGAATTGTGAACTGACTATTGAGGATAGATTCGAGTAATGTCGGTAGGTTGCAGTTGCATTCTCATCAATTTATGCATCTTCATTGAAGAGAAATCGAaaagaattaataaaaatacgTCAATTGATAATTgggataaaaacaaatctttcTGTTAAATTGATGGCGTTTTCTATCATAAACATTCTTCAACATAAATAGAAAACACTTATTTGAACAACAAATGTGAAGTAGATGGAAATGCAATGCAAAATGCAATGagcaaaacaatttaaacacCTTCTTAAGTTGCTTCGAAAACCTTGTTGCTAATTTATTTGTAAAGTACAGAGCGTGGTTCCGGTGTGATTAAACCCATCTTTTGGCGCTAGGTTACACGCCATCATTTCGCCCCTCACTGCTGGTACTCGAGACGCTCCTTGGTCGGATCGGTCGCGCGGTCCAATCTGTACATGTAggccctgctgctggccgcgttGATCTCATTGCGATCAATTGGGACGTACTGTAACTGCTCATCGCCGTGGTCACCGAGCATTTTCTTCAGCTGCTGCACCTCTTTGTCCCGAGCTAGTGAGCCCAGTTTCTGCAACAGTTCCGGATCTTCCTCGAGGGCCTCGTCCAACACCTCCCAGGAGATGAACTTTAggtcggaaccgaagaacaGATCGTCCGAAAGAATATCGATGATGTGATTCAGATCGAGTGGTCGGATCTTCTTGTACGACTTGCCAGCATCCTCCGGCGCAACCCGTTTCACCGTTTTCATATACCGCTCGAACCAGTTCGAAGCACTTCCTTCCGGTTCTGGTGTTGCACCTTCACGTGGGAGCTGTAAAACGGAAGGAAATGAAGGTTAAACTCCCAAAAACATGCTAATATGTTTGTGTGAATACACACCACATAGTATCCTCCTGCACGACGCCCAATCCTCGGGACGCTTTTCGATTGTTTGAGGAAGAAGTTTTCCAAATCACCACGTCGTCCGATGCGCGGTACACTCTTGGAgagtttgatgaaaaatcCGGGCGATTCGCTGGCCACGGCGTAACAGACGAGACCGAACAACAGCACTGGAAGCTTCATGATCGTAGCTTAGATGTAAGACCGTGACACTGGAAGAGTACACAGGCAGATGTGGTCGATGGCCACACCGACAGACAGCTTCCAAAGTTCCGGTGCACTGCGCGCTGCTAGTGGTTTTATATCACTGGGTACCCGAGCGGCCTCCATGTCCGATACCAACGCACTGTCACTGTAGCCATCAATCGCTAAGGCCACTTCACGCCCCTATCG
Coding sequences within it:
- the LOC128268065 gene encoding uncharacterized protein LOC128268065; the encoded protein is MKLPVLLFGLVCYAVASESPGFFIKLSKSVPRIGRRGDLENFFLKQSKSVPRIGRRAGGYYVLPREGATPEPEGSASNWFERYMKTVKRVAPEDAGKSYKKIRPLDLNHIIDILSDDLFFGSDLKFISWEVLDEALEEDPELLQKLGSLARDKEVQQLKKMLGDHGDEQLQYVPIDRNEINAASSRAYMYRLDRATDPTKERLEYQQ